One Mugil cephalus isolate CIBA_MC_2020 chromosome 10, CIBA_Mcephalus_1.1, whole genome shotgun sequence genomic window carries:
- the chd2 gene encoding chromodomain-helicase-DNA-binding protein 2 isoform X1 produces MMKTKSKKQEDEGSTHSNASSNSASEESNRSASESGSQSESEHGSERRRSHNSESNSSSESESRSESECESAGSKSQQTTAEVKDKPVRKKERLADVKKMWEEHPDVYGVRRSNRSRQEPARLNIGAEGSSDSEGESPKRKTSRGKKKENIWKDDDEEEEEEDEEEEEASDSTDSEQEEKKVRSRRLPARRPQTKSSGSKKQLSQKGRKSRKQESSAEEEEDDDDEDDDDDGEDTPKRQTRRRGATKVKSYKEDQHDFETDSDDLIEMTGDAGEEQQDDDSETIEKVMDTRTGKKGATGASTTVYSVEENGDPCEGFDPEKDEGETQYLIKWKGWSYIHNTWESIDSLTQQKVKGLKKLDNFKKKNDELCSWLRKASPEDLEFHNCQQELTADLNKQFQIVERIIATKTGKTPGSSDFPSHSHKTPSSNEPEYLCKWMGLPYAECSWEDGALVGKKFQHCIDSFTNRNSNKTVPSKDCKVLKQRPRFVALKKQPSYIGDDNLQLRDYQLDGLNWLAHSWCRCNSVILADEMGLGKTIQTISFLSYLFHQHQLYGPFLVVVPLSTLTSWQREFDTWAPDMNVVVYLGDVMSRKTIRDYEWVNHQTKRIRFNALLTTYEILLKDKGVLGNINWAFLGVDEAHRLKNDDSLLYKTLMEFRSNHRLLITGTPLQNSLKELWSLLHFLMPDKFDSWEDFEDEHGKGRDNGYQSLHKVLEPFLLRRVKKDVEKSLPAKVEQILRVDMSAQQKQFYKWILTRNYKALAKGTRGSSSGFLNIVMELKKCCNHSFLIKQPEEVENETQLDYLQSLVRGSGKLVLLDKLLTRLRERGNRVLIFSQMVRMLDILAEYLAKKRYPFQRLDGSIKGEIRKQALDHFNAEGSEDFCFLLSTRAGGLGINLASADTVVIFDSDWNPQNDLQAQARAHRIGQKKQVNIYRLVTKGTVEEDIIERAKKKMVLDHLVIQRMDTTGRTVLDSNSGNTNSTPFNKEELTAILKFGAEELFKEAEGEESEPQEMDIDEILRLAETRESDQGSSATDELLSQFKVANFSSMEESTQDFEDKPTREWESIIPEEQRRKIEEEEKQREMEDIFMLPRSRSSNKRARANDSDSDVGSKLKNRSSGSESETDDSDDDKKPKKRGRPRARKNNVEGFTDAEIRRFIKAYKKFGSPLERLEAIARDSELVDKSIADLKRLGELIHTSCVAAVQEHEEHLKENPVEAKGPGKRRGINIKISGVQVNAKSIIQHEEEFEPLHKVVPANPAERNKFQLTCRVKIAHFDVDWDLQDDVQLLLGIYEHGFGNWDLIKTDPDLKLADKILPDDPSKKPQAKQLQARAEYLLKLLKKEQDSTDQSKGGEEVKVKKRRPRAKKENKVLKDEQGNDISSPRLSDNPSEEGEVKGDGTEKSPVKKRPKKKDNKENKEKQGTPKKEKDGDKEKKGTKPRKEKAKGGRGKKTQGPVHITAGSEPIPIEGKEDDELDQETFSICKERMRPVKKALKQLDKPDEGLSDQEQLQHTRTCLLKIGDRITECLKAYSDPEHVKIWRRNLWIFVSKFTEFGARKLHKLYKMAQKKRSHEEEKEHKKKEDPSGRGKSFRPEPSGSSRDSTGTQLSSKPGSHPPGSHGHHRDYNASNKRHFVNDDRGDWQRDRKYNYPSNSNQSWQGDRHHPYDPHRYKDHYGDRRPHGDSYRSSGSYRNNSSPRKRPYEPYSNDRDHRGHRPYYDRHPDPKRRRPDDFRPNYHQGREGPLQDFRRMPEHRPAGPSGPEHYSRPFHPDKPPPLLDPRSPQAQKSPQDSRSPLERPVEPNAIADPNWNNRKT; encoded by the exons ATGATGAAgactaaaagtaaaaagcaaGAAGATGAGGGATCGACTCATAGCAACGCATCAAG CAATTCAGCTTCAGAGGAGTCCAACCGCTCTGCGTCGGAGTCGGGAAGTCAGTCAGAGAGCGAGCATGGtagtgagaggaggagatccCACAACTCCGAGTCAAACAGCTCCTCGGAGTCGGAGAGTCGCTCGGAGTCAGAGTGCGAGTCCGCCGGGTCCAAATCACAGCAAACCACAGCCGAGGTCAAAGACAAGCCAGTTAGAAAGAAGGAGCGTCTGGCAGATGTGAAAAAG ATGTGGGAAGAACATCCAGATGTGTACGGCGTCAGGAGGTCAAACCGCAGCAGGCAGGAGCCGGCTCGCTTAAACATCGGAGCCGAG GGCAGCAGCGACTCGGAGGGGGAGAGTCCTAAAAGAAAAACGTCCCGGGGGAAGAAAAAGGA AAATATCtggaaagatgatgatgaagaggaggaggaggaggatgaggaggaggaggaggcttccGACAGTACAGACAGtgagcaggaagagaaaaaagttAGATCCAGACGACTTCCTGCTAGAAG GCCTCAGACCAAATCGTCAGGTTCCAAAAAGCAGCTGTCTCAGAAAGGAAGGAAGTCCAGGAAGCAGGAGTCGTccgctgaggaggaggaggacgacgacgacgaagatgacgacgacgacggaGAGGACACTCCGAAGAGACAGACTCGAAGGAGGGGGGCCACTAAGGTCAAGAG TTACAAGGAGGACCAACACGACTTTGAAACGGACTCTGACGACCTGATCGAAATGACGGGCGACGCcggagaggagcagcaggatgACGACAGCGAGACCATTGAGAAAGTCATGGACACCAGGACCGGCAAAAAAGGAG CCACTGGAGCCTCCACCACTGTGTATTCTGTGGAGGAGAACGGGGACCCGTGCGAAGGCTTCGACCCCGAGAAAGACGAAGGGGAGACTCAGTATCTGATCAAGTGGAAGGGCTGGTCCTACATCCACAACACGTGGGAGAGCATCGACTCTCTGACGCAGCAGAAGGTCAAGGGACTAAAGAAACTGGACAACTTCAAAAAGAAGAACGACGAACTGTGTTCATG GTTGAGGAAAGCGTCTCCAGAGGACCTGGAATTTCACAACTGCCAACAGGAGCTCACGGCCGACTTGAACAAGCAGTTTCAGATTGTCGAGCGCATCATTG ccacaaaaacaggaaagacGCCAGGATCCTCTGACTTCCCCT cTCACAGTCACAAGACGCCGTCCTCCAACGAACCGGAGTACCTGTGCAAGTGGATGGGCCTGCCCTATGCAGAGTGCAGCTGGGAGGATGGAGCGTTGGTTGGAAAGAAGTTCCAGCACTGCATCGACAGCTTCACGAACCGAAACTCCAACAAAACCGTCCCCTCTAAAGACTGCAAG GTATTAAAACAAAGGCCGAGGTTTGTTGCATTGAAGAAACAGCCGTCGTACATTGGCGACGATAACCTCCAACTGAGAGATTATCAGCTGGATGGGTTGAACTGGTTGGCTCACTCCTGGTGCAG GTGCAACAGCGTTATCCTCGCTGACGAGATGGGACTGGGAAAGACCATCCAGACTATCTCCTTCCTGTCTTACCTCTTCCACCAGCACCAGCTCTACGGGCCCTTCTTAGTGGTGGTGCCTCTGTCCACGCTCACCTCCTGGCAGAGGGAGTTTGACACCTGGGCCCCAGACATGAACGTGGTGGTCTACCTTGGCGACGTCATGAGCAGGAAAACG ATCCGCGACTACGAGTGGGTGAACCATCAAACCAAAAGAATCCGGTTCAACGCGCTGCTCACCACGTATGAGATCCTGCTTAAAGACAAG GGCGTCCTCGGGAACATTAACTGGGCGTTCCTGGGCGTGGACGAAGCTCACAGGCTGAAGAACGACGACTCGCTGCTCTACAAGACGTTGATGGAGTTCAGGTCGAATCACAGGCTCCTCATTACGGGGACGCCTCTGCAGAACTCCCTCAAAGAGCTCTGGTCCCTGTTGCACTTCCTCATGCCCGACAA GTTTGATTCCTGGGAGGATTTTGAGGACGAACACGGGAAAGGACGGGACAACGGTTACCAGAGTCTCCACAAAGTCCTCGAGCCTTTCCTGCTTCGACGCGTCAAGAAAGATGTGGAAAAATCTCTCCCGGCCAAAGTGGAACAAATCCTGCGTGTAGACATGTCTGCACAGCAGAAACAGTTTTAcaa GTGGATTTTAACGAGGAATTACAAGGCTCTTGCAAAAGGGACCCGAGGCAGCTCTTCAGGCTTCCTGAACATTGTAATGGAGCTTAAAAAGTGCTGCAACCACAGTTTCCTCATTAAACAGCCGGAGGAGGTAGAGAATGAAACACAGCTGGATTACCTGCAG AGTTTAGTGCGGGGCAGCGGGAAGCTCGTTCTGCTCGACAAGCTGCTGACCAGACTCAGAGAAAGAGGCAACAGAGTCCTGATCTTCTCCCAGATGGTCCGGATGTTGGACATTCTGGCTGAATACCTCGCTAAGAAACGATATCCATTCCAG CGGTTGGACGGATCCATAAAGGGAGAAATACGAAAGCAAGCACTGGACCACTTTAACGCAGAAGGCTCAGAG GACTTCTGCTTCCTGTTATCCACCAGAGCTGGAGGTTTAGGTATTAACTTGGCCTCAGCAGACACCGTAGTCATCTTCGACTCTGACTGGAACCCTCAAAACGACCTGCAGGCACAGGCCAGGGCCCACAGGATCGGCCAGAAGAAACAG GTTAATATATATCGACTCGTCACCAAAGGAACGGTGGAGGAGGACATCATCGAGAGGGCGAAGAAGAAGATGGTCCTGGACCATCTCGTCATTCAGAGGATGGACACCACCGGTCGGACCGTGCTGGACAGCAACTCAGGAAACACAAA ctCAACCCCGTTCAACAAAGAGGAACTGACCGCTATTCTCAAGTTTGGTGCTGAGGAACTTTTCaaagaagcagaaggagaagagtcAGAACCACAG GAGATGGATATTGATGAGATCCTGAGGTTGGCCGAGACGAGGGAAAGCGATCAAGGCTCCAGTGCGACGGATGAACTTCTGTCTCAGTTTAAG gttGCCAATTTCTCCAGTATGGAAGAAAGCACTCAAGACTTTGAGGACAAGCCCACGCGGGAATGGGAAAGTATCATTCCTGAGGAGCAGCGGCGTAAaatcgaggaggaggagaagcagcggGAGATGGAGGACATCTTCATGTTGCCCCGGAGCAGGAGCTCCAATAAGAGG gctcgGGCCAATGACAGCGACAGCGACGTGGGCTCCAAGCTGAAGAACCGCTCCTCGGGCTCCGAGAGCGAGACCGACGACAGCGACGACGACAAGAAGCCCAAGAAGAGGGGGAGACCCAGAGCTCGCAAGAACAACGTGGAGGGCTTCACCGACGCAGAGATCCGCAG GTTCATCAAGGCATACAAGAAATTTGGATCTCCACTTGAAAG GTTGGAGGCCATTGCCCGAGACTCTGAGCTGGTGGACAAATCTATAGCAGATCTGAAGAGACTCGGTGAACTCATTCACACTAGCTGTGTGGCTGCGGTGCAGGAGCACGAGGAACACCTTAAGGAGAACCCAGTTGAAG CCAAAGGTCCTGGGAAACGACGAGGAATTAATATCAAAATCTCAGGAGTTCAGGTCAACGCCAAGTCGATCATTCAGCACGAGGAGGAGTTTGAGCCTCTGCACAAAGTCGTACCAGCCAACCCCGCTGAGAGGAACAA gttcCAGCTGACGTGCAGGGTGAAGATCGCTCACTTTGATGTGGACTGGGACCTGCAGGACGACGTCCAGCTCTTGCTCGGCATTTACGAGCACGGCTTTGGCAACTGGGATCTGATCAAGACGGATCCTGACCTCAAACTAGCTGATAAG ATCCTCCCAGACGACCCAAGCAAGAAGCCTCAGGCCAAGCAGCTGCAGGCGAGGGCCGAGTATCTCCTCAAGCTGCTGAAAAAAGAGCAAGACAGCACAGATCAGTCtaaaggaggggaggag gtcaaagtgaagaagaggaggcctCGCGCGAAAAAGGAGAACAAGGTTCTCAAGGACGAGCAGGGCAATGACATCTCGTCCCCGCGCCTGTCCGACAACCCGTCAGAGGAGGGCGAGGTCAAG GGCGACGGAACAGAGAAGTCCCCCGTCAAGAAGAGACCaaagaaaaaggacaacaaGGAGAACAAGGAGAAACAGGGAACTCCTAAAAAGGAGAAGGACGgggacaaagaaaagaagggaaCCAAGCCCAGGAAAGAAAAG GCTAAAGGCGGCAGAGGGAAGAAGACACAAGGTCCAGTTCACATCACAGCTGGATCTGAGCCCATCCCCATCGAAGGAAAGGAGGACGATGAACTCGACCAGGAGACCTTCAGCATT TGTAAGGAGCGCATGAGGCCGGTGAAGAAGGCCCTGAAGCAGCTGGACAAACCAGACGAGGGCCTCTCGGACCAGGAGCAGCTccagcacacacgcacatgcctCCTGAAGATCGGAGACCGAATCACAGAGTGCCTTAAAGCTTACAGCGACCCTGAACACGTCAAAATATGGCGAAG AAACCTCTGGATCTTTGTGTCAAAGTTTACAGAGTTTGGTGCCAGGAAGCTTCACAAACTTTACAAAATGGCTCAGAAGAAGCGATCGCACGAGGAGGag AAGGAgcacaagaagaaggaggaccCCTCGGGGAGGGGGAAGTCCTTCAGACCCGAGCCCTCCGGTTCCAGTCGGGACTCCACGGGTACTCAGCTGTCCTCCAAGCCTGGATCTCACCCTCCTGGATCCCACGGACACCACAGAGACTACAATGCGTCCAACAAGCGCCACTTTGTTAATGACG ATCGAGGAGACTGGCAGAGGGACCGTAAATACAACTACCCTAGTAACAGCAACCAGTCCTGGCAGGGAGACCGGCATCACCCGTACGACCCCCATCGCTATAAAGATCACTACGGTGACCGCCGTCCGCACGGAGACTCGTACCGCAGCTCGGGCAGCTACCGCAACAACAGCTCCCCTCGGAAAAGACCCTACGAGCCGTACAGCAACGACCGGGACCACAGGGGGCACCGGCCCTACTATGACAG GCATCCCGACCCTAAAAGAAGGCGTCCTGACGATTTCCGTCCCAACTACCACCAGGGAAGAGAAGGCCCCCTTCAGGACTTCAGGCGGATGCCGGAGCACAGGCCGGCGGGTCCGTCGGGGCCGGAGCACTACAGCAGGCCCTTCCACCCGGACAAACCTCCCCCGCTGCTGGACCCCCGCTCCCCGCAGGCCCAGAAGTCCCCCCAGGACTCCCGGTCTCCCCTGGAGAGGCCCGTGGAGCCCAACGCCATTGCAGACCCAAACTggaacaacaggaaaacataa
- the chd2 gene encoding chromodomain-helicase-DNA-binding protein 2 isoform X2 has translation MMKTKSKKQEDEGSTHSNASSNSASEESNRSASESGSQSESEHGSERRRSHNSESNSSSESESRSESECESAGSKSQQTTAEVKDKPVRKKERLADVKKMWEEHPDVYGVRRSNRSRQEPARLNIGAEGSSDSEGESPKRKTSRGKKKEPQTKSSGSKKQLSQKGRKSRKQESSAEEEEDDDDEDDDDDGEDTPKRQTRRRGATKVKSYKEDQHDFETDSDDLIEMTGDAGEEQQDDDSETIEKVMDTRTGKKGATGASTTVYSVEENGDPCEGFDPEKDEGETQYLIKWKGWSYIHNTWESIDSLTQQKVKGLKKLDNFKKKNDELCSWLRKASPEDLEFHNCQQELTADLNKQFQIVERIIATKTGKTPGSSDFPSHSHKTPSSNEPEYLCKWMGLPYAECSWEDGALVGKKFQHCIDSFTNRNSNKTVPSKDCKVLKQRPRFVALKKQPSYIGDDNLQLRDYQLDGLNWLAHSWCRCNSVILADEMGLGKTIQTISFLSYLFHQHQLYGPFLVVVPLSTLTSWQREFDTWAPDMNVVVYLGDVMSRKTIRDYEWVNHQTKRIRFNALLTTYEILLKDKGVLGNINWAFLGVDEAHRLKNDDSLLYKTLMEFRSNHRLLITGTPLQNSLKELWSLLHFLMPDKFDSWEDFEDEHGKGRDNGYQSLHKVLEPFLLRRVKKDVEKSLPAKVEQILRVDMSAQQKQFYKWILTRNYKALAKGTRGSSSGFLNIVMELKKCCNHSFLIKQPEEVENETQLDYLQSLVRGSGKLVLLDKLLTRLRERGNRVLIFSQMVRMLDILAEYLAKKRYPFQRLDGSIKGEIRKQALDHFNAEGSEDFCFLLSTRAGGLGINLASADTVVIFDSDWNPQNDLQAQARAHRIGQKKQVNIYRLVTKGTVEEDIIERAKKKMVLDHLVIQRMDTTGRTVLDSNSGNTNSTPFNKEELTAILKFGAEELFKEAEGEESEPQEMDIDEILRLAETRESDQGSSATDELLSQFKVANFSSMEESTQDFEDKPTREWESIIPEEQRRKIEEEEKQREMEDIFMLPRSRSSNKRARANDSDSDVGSKLKNRSSGSESETDDSDDDKKPKKRGRPRARKNNVEGFTDAEIRRFIKAYKKFGSPLERLEAIARDSELVDKSIADLKRLGELIHTSCVAAVQEHEEHLKENPVEAKGPGKRRGINIKISGVQVNAKSIIQHEEEFEPLHKVVPANPAERNKFQLTCRVKIAHFDVDWDLQDDVQLLLGIYEHGFGNWDLIKTDPDLKLADKILPDDPSKKPQAKQLQARAEYLLKLLKKEQDSTDQSKGGEEVKVKKRRPRAKKENKVLKDEQGNDISSPRLSDNPSEEGEVKGDGTEKSPVKKRPKKKDNKENKEKQGTPKKEKDGDKEKKGTKPRKEKAKGGRGKKTQGPVHITAGSEPIPIEGKEDDELDQETFSICKERMRPVKKALKQLDKPDEGLSDQEQLQHTRTCLLKIGDRITECLKAYSDPEHVKIWRRNLWIFVSKFTEFGARKLHKLYKMAQKKRSHEEEKEHKKKEDPSGRGKSFRPEPSGSSRDSTGTQLSSKPGSHPPGSHGHHRDYNASNKRHFVNDDRGDWQRDRKYNYPSNSNQSWQGDRHHPYDPHRYKDHYGDRRPHGDSYRSSGSYRNNSSPRKRPYEPYSNDRDHRGHRPYYDRHPDPKRRRPDDFRPNYHQGREGPLQDFRRMPEHRPAGPSGPEHYSRPFHPDKPPPLLDPRSPQAQKSPQDSRSPLERPVEPNAIADPNWNNRKT, from the exons ATGATGAAgactaaaagtaaaaagcaaGAAGATGAGGGATCGACTCATAGCAACGCATCAAG CAATTCAGCTTCAGAGGAGTCCAACCGCTCTGCGTCGGAGTCGGGAAGTCAGTCAGAGAGCGAGCATGGtagtgagaggaggagatccCACAACTCCGAGTCAAACAGCTCCTCGGAGTCGGAGAGTCGCTCGGAGTCAGAGTGCGAGTCCGCCGGGTCCAAATCACAGCAAACCACAGCCGAGGTCAAAGACAAGCCAGTTAGAAAGAAGGAGCGTCTGGCAGATGTGAAAAAG ATGTGGGAAGAACATCCAGATGTGTACGGCGTCAGGAGGTCAAACCGCAGCAGGCAGGAGCCGGCTCGCTTAAACATCGGAGCCGAG GGCAGCAGCGACTCGGAGGGGGAGAGTCCTAAAAGAAAAACGTCCCGGGGGAAGAAAAAGGA GCCTCAGACCAAATCGTCAGGTTCCAAAAAGCAGCTGTCTCAGAAAGGAAGGAAGTCCAGGAAGCAGGAGTCGTccgctgaggaggaggaggacgacgacgacgaagatgacgacgacgacggaGAGGACACTCCGAAGAGACAGACTCGAAGGAGGGGGGCCACTAAGGTCAAGAG TTACAAGGAGGACCAACACGACTTTGAAACGGACTCTGACGACCTGATCGAAATGACGGGCGACGCcggagaggagcagcaggatgACGACAGCGAGACCATTGAGAAAGTCATGGACACCAGGACCGGCAAAAAAGGAG CCACTGGAGCCTCCACCACTGTGTATTCTGTGGAGGAGAACGGGGACCCGTGCGAAGGCTTCGACCCCGAGAAAGACGAAGGGGAGACTCAGTATCTGATCAAGTGGAAGGGCTGGTCCTACATCCACAACACGTGGGAGAGCATCGACTCTCTGACGCAGCAGAAGGTCAAGGGACTAAAGAAACTGGACAACTTCAAAAAGAAGAACGACGAACTGTGTTCATG GTTGAGGAAAGCGTCTCCAGAGGACCTGGAATTTCACAACTGCCAACAGGAGCTCACGGCCGACTTGAACAAGCAGTTTCAGATTGTCGAGCGCATCATTG ccacaaaaacaggaaagacGCCAGGATCCTCTGACTTCCCCT cTCACAGTCACAAGACGCCGTCCTCCAACGAACCGGAGTACCTGTGCAAGTGGATGGGCCTGCCCTATGCAGAGTGCAGCTGGGAGGATGGAGCGTTGGTTGGAAAGAAGTTCCAGCACTGCATCGACAGCTTCACGAACCGAAACTCCAACAAAACCGTCCCCTCTAAAGACTGCAAG GTATTAAAACAAAGGCCGAGGTTTGTTGCATTGAAGAAACAGCCGTCGTACATTGGCGACGATAACCTCCAACTGAGAGATTATCAGCTGGATGGGTTGAACTGGTTGGCTCACTCCTGGTGCAG GTGCAACAGCGTTATCCTCGCTGACGAGATGGGACTGGGAAAGACCATCCAGACTATCTCCTTCCTGTCTTACCTCTTCCACCAGCACCAGCTCTACGGGCCCTTCTTAGTGGTGGTGCCTCTGTCCACGCTCACCTCCTGGCAGAGGGAGTTTGACACCTGGGCCCCAGACATGAACGTGGTGGTCTACCTTGGCGACGTCATGAGCAGGAAAACG ATCCGCGACTACGAGTGGGTGAACCATCAAACCAAAAGAATCCGGTTCAACGCGCTGCTCACCACGTATGAGATCCTGCTTAAAGACAAG GGCGTCCTCGGGAACATTAACTGGGCGTTCCTGGGCGTGGACGAAGCTCACAGGCTGAAGAACGACGACTCGCTGCTCTACAAGACGTTGATGGAGTTCAGGTCGAATCACAGGCTCCTCATTACGGGGACGCCTCTGCAGAACTCCCTCAAAGAGCTCTGGTCCCTGTTGCACTTCCTCATGCCCGACAA GTTTGATTCCTGGGAGGATTTTGAGGACGAACACGGGAAAGGACGGGACAACGGTTACCAGAGTCTCCACAAAGTCCTCGAGCCTTTCCTGCTTCGACGCGTCAAGAAAGATGTGGAAAAATCTCTCCCGGCCAAAGTGGAACAAATCCTGCGTGTAGACATGTCTGCACAGCAGAAACAGTTTTAcaa GTGGATTTTAACGAGGAATTACAAGGCTCTTGCAAAAGGGACCCGAGGCAGCTCTTCAGGCTTCCTGAACATTGTAATGGAGCTTAAAAAGTGCTGCAACCACAGTTTCCTCATTAAACAGCCGGAGGAGGTAGAGAATGAAACACAGCTGGATTACCTGCAG AGTTTAGTGCGGGGCAGCGGGAAGCTCGTTCTGCTCGACAAGCTGCTGACCAGACTCAGAGAAAGAGGCAACAGAGTCCTGATCTTCTCCCAGATGGTCCGGATGTTGGACATTCTGGCTGAATACCTCGCTAAGAAACGATATCCATTCCAG CGGTTGGACGGATCCATAAAGGGAGAAATACGAAAGCAAGCACTGGACCACTTTAACGCAGAAGGCTCAGAG GACTTCTGCTTCCTGTTATCCACCAGAGCTGGAGGTTTAGGTATTAACTTGGCCTCAGCAGACACCGTAGTCATCTTCGACTCTGACTGGAACCCTCAAAACGACCTGCAGGCACAGGCCAGGGCCCACAGGATCGGCCAGAAGAAACAG GTTAATATATATCGACTCGTCACCAAAGGAACGGTGGAGGAGGACATCATCGAGAGGGCGAAGAAGAAGATGGTCCTGGACCATCTCGTCATTCAGAGGATGGACACCACCGGTCGGACCGTGCTGGACAGCAACTCAGGAAACACAAA ctCAACCCCGTTCAACAAAGAGGAACTGACCGCTATTCTCAAGTTTGGTGCTGAGGAACTTTTCaaagaagcagaaggagaagagtcAGAACCACAG GAGATGGATATTGATGAGATCCTGAGGTTGGCCGAGACGAGGGAAAGCGATCAAGGCTCCAGTGCGACGGATGAACTTCTGTCTCAGTTTAAG gttGCCAATTTCTCCAGTATGGAAGAAAGCACTCAAGACTTTGAGGACAAGCCCACGCGGGAATGGGAAAGTATCATTCCTGAGGAGCAGCGGCGTAAaatcgaggaggaggagaagcagcggGAGATGGAGGACATCTTCATGTTGCCCCGGAGCAGGAGCTCCAATAAGAGG gctcgGGCCAATGACAGCGACAGCGACGTGGGCTCCAAGCTGAAGAACCGCTCCTCGGGCTCCGAGAGCGAGACCGACGACAGCGACGACGACAAGAAGCCCAAGAAGAGGGGGAGACCCAGAGCTCGCAAGAACAACGTGGAGGGCTTCACCGACGCAGAGATCCGCAG GTTCATCAAGGCATACAAGAAATTTGGATCTCCACTTGAAAG GTTGGAGGCCATTGCCCGAGACTCTGAGCTGGTGGACAAATCTATAGCAGATCTGAAGAGACTCGGTGAACTCATTCACACTAGCTGTGTGGCTGCGGTGCAGGAGCACGAGGAACACCTTAAGGAGAACCCAGTTGAAG CCAAAGGTCCTGGGAAACGACGAGGAATTAATATCAAAATCTCAGGAGTTCAGGTCAACGCCAAGTCGATCATTCAGCACGAGGAGGAGTTTGAGCCTCTGCACAAAGTCGTACCAGCCAACCCCGCTGAGAGGAACAA gttcCAGCTGACGTGCAGGGTGAAGATCGCTCACTTTGATGTGGACTGGGACCTGCAGGACGACGTCCAGCTCTTGCTCGGCATTTACGAGCACGGCTTTGGCAACTGGGATCTGATCAAGACGGATCCTGACCTCAAACTAGCTGATAAG ATCCTCCCAGACGACCCAAGCAAGAAGCCTCAGGCCAAGCAGCTGCAGGCGAGGGCCGAGTATCTCCTCAAGCTGCTGAAAAAAGAGCAAGACAGCACAGATCAGTCtaaaggaggggaggag gtcaaagtgaagaagaggaggcctCGCGCGAAAAAGGAGAACAAGGTTCTCAAGGACGAGCAGGGCAATGACATCTCGTCCCCGCGCCTGTCCGACAACCCGTCAGAGGAGGGCGAGGTCAAG GGCGACGGAACAGAGAAGTCCCCCGTCAAGAAGAGACCaaagaaaaaggacaacaaGGAGAACAAGGAGAAACAGGGAACTCCTAAAAAGGAGAAGGACGgggacaaagaaaagaagggaaCCAAGCCCAGGAAAGAAAAG GCTAAAGGCGGCAGAGGGAAGAAGACACAAGGTCCAGTTCACATCACAGCTGGATCTGAGCCCATCCCCATCGAAGGAAAGGAGGACGATGAACTCGACCAGGAGACCTTCAGCATT TGTAAGGAGCGCATGAGGCCGGTGAAGAAGGCCCTGAAGCAGCTGGACAAACCAGACGAGGGCCTCTCGGACCAGGAGCAGCTccagcacacacgcacatgcctCCTGAAGATCGGAGACCGAATCACAGAGTGCCTTAAAGCTTACAGCGACCCTGAACACGTCAAAATATGGCGAAG AAACCTCTGGATCTTTGTGTCAAAGTTTACAGAGTTTGGTGCCAGGAAGCTTCACAAACTTTACAAAATGGCTCAGAAGAAGCGATCGCACGAGGAGGag AAGGAgcacaagaagaaggaggaccCCTCGGGGAGGGGGAAGTCCTTCAGACCCGAGCCCTCCGGTTCCAGTCGGGACTCCACGGGTACTCAGCTGTCCTCCAAGCCTGGATCTCACCCTCCTGGATCCCACGGACACCACAGAGACTACAATGCGTCCAACAAGCGCCACTTTGTTAATGACG ATCGAGGAGACTGGCAGAGGGACCGTAAATACAACTACCCTAGTAACAGCAACCAGTCCTGGCAGGGAGACCGGCATCACCCGTACGACCCCCATCGCTATAAAGATCACTACGGTGACCGCCGTCCGCACGGAGACTCGTACCGCAGCTCGGGCAGCTACCGCAACAACAGCTCCCCTCGGAAAAGACCCTACGAGCCGTACAGCAACGACCGGGACCACAGGGGGCACCGGCCCTACTATGACAG GCATCCCGACCCTAAAAGAAGGCGTCCTGACGATTTCCGTCCCAACTACCACCAGGGAAGAGAAGGCCCCCTTCAGGACTTCAGGCGGATGCCGGAGCACAGGCCGGCGGGTCCGTCGGGGCCGGAGCACTACAGCAGGCCCTTCCACCCGGACAAACCTCCCCCGCTGCTGGACCCCCGCTCCCCGCAGGCCCAGAAGTCCCCCCAGGACTCCCGGTCTCCCCTGGAGAGGCCCGTGGAGCCCAACGCCATTGCAGACCCAAACTggaacaacaggaaaacataa